The stretch of DNA ctatttcttgttttagtttttaacgtttttaaaaacgtttggcattttttttctaacctttGACACTTCTTTAAGGTGTTTCACATTCCCTTTGAAACGTTTGATATTTACTTAAAAAgcttcacattttattttcaaaagcttGACGTtgcttttctaacgtttaacatttctcttttagtttcgttttttttagtacgcctgacatttcttttcaaacatctgacgtttatttttctaaatttgacgtttctttctgaagtttgacatttttttcaacacttcAAAATCCACTCATTAAGatcttttttatgtaatttttagcatAGAAATAACACCTTTAATCTCTAAAGCAAAAACCTGAAGTGTTTGAAGATTACGCAGAataatctcaaatatttaaatatttcttaaataaaatgaaataaaattattcttttatttatgaaaacaCCAAGATGAGGTCCGAATTAAGCAACATTCCCctataaaaaacttttcttttcttatctggcgaagaaatacaatttttcgGGCTTATCAAAAAACTTTGTAAGACCAACTTCACTCCAGTTTAccctattttattttatttataaatttttgactCATATGAAAAGTAAATATGACTAATAAATCTCTTGATAacttttatggaatttttggtttattcaaaaaaaaattcccgaatagtttttttttttgcttaccACAACGATAATCTTTATTTATTGTACAAATTATCAGAAAAGCAATGTCTGGtataaaagagataaaatttcgCTTGTCTTGAGttttatttctcaagaaaaatgactcgaattgttttctttctcttcttttttttataatttttcatttaattttcacgacttgtatttctcaatgaatttagaaattattttatttattcttgcATTTCTACGGAGAAGTTGTTCTGATACTTTTAGAATTTGTCGatagttgagaaaaaattaaaactttccaCTTGAGGCATTTCagaaaattagcaaatatttaatttatatatagagaTCTAAGATAATATATAATTGCTTTACATATAGAAATGTCTTTTCGAATACAAAgttttctattatttattttaaaaatcgtgTGAGTGTAGGCAGAGCAGATGACTCCACGCAATATAAAGCAATTAAAGACACAACATCTACGtaatttttaggtaaattaaattaaatttaatattatgaaataaatttttttcccgcaaaaacatttaaaagaacttttaatgaaGCTCTTACCTGACTCTTTGCATTGTCTCCCTTTATCTCCGAACTAATGTTTGCGACGTAGTTTTCCGTATACTTGATGAGGGGGGTGAGATCAATAACGGAGTCAAAGGAGCTATTGGTGGTCTGGCAGgagatttgtttttcttgGCAAATGACATCCGTTACGAATTGGATGATGAGACGACAATCTGTGTTCTCGATTATCTTTGGTCCCTTCTCCATGCCCGACTCTGCGCACACGAACTCAATTACCGTATGCCAGGGTTCCTTGTTCTTCTTGCACATCCCCCCGCCGGAGTATTTGAGGAAAGGTGCTCCAGTTTGATTAATCATTAGCTTATCATTGACAATACCCAAGCCGATGGTTTCTGTGGGAAAGATTTCGCACGCCCCGGATGATTCGAGGCAGGGTGTTAGTGGGGCAGAGCACACCCCGAAGGTGTACGTGTGATTATCATGGGTGACATTGTATGGCTTCTTCGACAGCTGCCGAAGGTCATACTTGAAGCCAGACTTTGGATCCACAGCTGTGCATGGTTCGAGGGTTTCGCAGACAGCCGATGTGGGCCAAACAAACTCATACTGACAATCTTGATAGCCAATGAATTCAATCTTCTCAATCCGAGCCGTCTTGTCGCACTGGAAGGTGATGATTGAGGATACGTGGCGTGTTGTGTCGCTTGAACAGAGCTCTGGACTGATCATCTTAACCGATGGGGTACCATTATCAATCGTTGGCTTATCAATTGTCCCCAAATTCTGGAATCTCTTTGTCAAATCCGTTTCGGTGCGATTGACAAAGCACACCCCCGTTCCGGGTGGACACATTGCATCCAGATCCCAGAGAACTGGTCGACAAATATTTATAAGGAATGTGCCCCCGTTGCGGTCGTCAACAACATGATTGACCATTGCAAGTGGGTAGAGATTGATTGTTGTAAATGAGTTCAGAGGTATGGAGCAGGAGTCAAGTGGTTTCGCGGAAGTTGGTGTGCATGCAATCTTTGTGCGATACATTACGACGTATGTGCAACCATCGCTACTCCGTTTAGCACTGAATGGATCCTTTACGGGGGTGTAGTCGCACTGGAGAATCACCGAGAGAGAATAATTCTTACTGGCTGAGCACTTCTCTCCGGAGAAATCAAAGTGGAATCGCCCATTTGATAGCTTAAGGGTGTGCTCCATACCCAACACTTTATCTTTGCCCTTGGCGTGCAGGCAGGCACCAACTCCTGTTGTCCCATTGCAGCTCTTCGATACAGCACCACAGagattaaattcaatcttaTCCTTCCCGAGATTCACAGAATGACCCAAATCCGACTGGAGGCTCCCCAGGTCGAAGGTTGAATTGTAGATGGGTTCAGTCACTTTGCATCCATCCCCAGTTACCTCCtgcaaaaggataaaaaaatgcaaaaaaagggaTTTCAGTAATCATCCATTGTGGTTGCAGCTTTTGCGTAGAAACTTTTCATTGCTCGAGATAAGGGTGTGTGTGGGAGAAAAGAAAGGAACAAAGGCAATCAACGATCGCTATCTGATAAGAAGCAAACTCACCAATTTGTCCAGACCGTCGCAGCCACGGAGGGACAGGAGGGCAAGCAAGGTGAGGAATTTTACGGCGAAATTGCaaaacattgcaagttcgggGGGGTTCAGGGCCTCGACACACTAACAAAAAAACCCGCGTTACACTAAATAACTCAAAAGTTTTCACTCTTTCAGCACTCTAAGTGGTTCTCAAGAAACACTACGAGAGTCTTCTGGGATCAAAATTTGCTGTTACACGATAATATGATACTTTTTCACCgattagattattttttgagtCACTGTTTTTCAACCACACTGAACAAAATTTCTGTGACAGTTTCTGGATGCGCGCGCTTTTCTCCCCATAAAGTATCTCGGTGGGAAAATATCCGCGGAGTTTCCCATCAGTATTCCATGCTAAATTCCAtctaatatttgaattttaacggacttatttttgcttttccaaaagtgcaattttactTGCTTTTTCCTAAATTGTTGggcataaaacgcatttttgggGTTCGGGCATAAATTccctaagagtgaaaaactcccgtgataaactcctgaaggatTTGGCGCTTTAAAAGCAACttaaaaccgggaaaatcttacaggAGTTTATCAAGGATCATGCTCAcgtgaaattttcctcactttttcactgcaaaaagccttcgggagtttatcacgagagtttttcactcttagagaatacagccttACTTACGGCTGCTGCTGAAAATTAaggcccgcggaaattttgacggttaaTAATACAAATTCGTAATTTTGACgcttggggattttacacgcacttttttcccggaaatggattttcgtgacttttggaGTTTTTAATGCCAATAGAcacggcgtcgcttcctgggcatgaattctccaagagtgaaaaactcccttgataaactcctgaactcgctcctgaaggctttagcgctttaaaagaaatgtgaaaaccgggaaaatcttacgagagtttatcacggatacattttagctgtgattctttttttattagatgaTCACTCTTACGTGaagttttcttcactttttttctgcaaaaagttggtgaaaaccgcctggtatcaggagactctgtaccaaatttcatcgcaatcGGACCaccggtgtagaaatgcatacacgaaatcctttatttactatagatttaaaaaaaaatatttaatttatttaattaataacgttaatttttttttaatcagagaagctcaataaattaaatctttcaagTCGTTGACCTGCATTCCTTTCCTTTATTTCTGGGCCGctaaaaaaagcaataaatgcatttaaatGTCAGAACAATTTCAGGTGCCAATCATAATAGAAATGAAGACAgcataaaacaataattatGCTCCCTTGCATTCACcctataaatacataaaatttcccttcaatttCTTCAGTTTCTTGGCggttttctttcatttcaaacATGCGGAAAATCTGTGCTTTGTGCTGCCTTTTAATCCTCTTTCCAGGATTTTATGCATTCCTTGAAGAGGAtccagaagaaaattctgaaactGAACTCATGATTGGTCTTGTGGAAATTGTTAAATCTCTGGATATTAAAAGTCTTGTTATTTTCTACCCAGATGAAAATTCCACCTAtgatattaataaattcatcataaaAGTGCACGAGAGGCAACTAAAATcggcaattttcttcaattcagaCGACTTTTTTAGTCACATTGAGAGCTGCATGGGGGACTCTCTTGAAACGACgagtttgattttttctgaACCGAGTGAAATTGTGCCTGAAATTCAGTATCGCGTTCTGGATCATCGTCTCAATCTCTTCATTTTCTACTGGGGATCCCACAGTTTGCCCAGGAAGAATTCCCTCAATCTCAAGGAACCACTCAAAGTTGTAATTCTGACCACGCCGAGGCCCAATGTGTAGGATTTTTGGAGATTTATAACGAGTCGATTCTGTTGAAAAGCtcataagatttttataagaacactaaaaatcttataaatgacgaattgtaaaaaagaaaagatttttaacacaaagcgacccaataaaaggaaaagatttttaacagaatcgatTCCAAAAGTAAAGATTTTAACAGAATTGActccaaaagaaaagatttttagtagAATCAATTCCAAAAGTAAAGATTTTAACAGAATTGActccaaaagaaaagatttctaaAAGAATCAACATTAAaagtaaagatttttaacagaaagcgacccaaaaaaaaaagttaattttttaaacagaattgACCCCAAAAGAAAGGAGTTTTAACATAAATGAACCctaagttttattaatatatattttattatcgatatattaatatttatgaggattttaaaattattgccATTATTGATAAGgaaagatttataaatttttaattaagaaaaaaaaactttaaattcatacacaaatatttattcattaacgAGAAGCTGCGCACAGACAAATATTTCtaggcaaaatattttttatattatcaagaaaattcttcccaatatttttctggaaaagttttaaagctttaaatattaacctttggaatgcggaggccttggaggttacgtagaatgcgaaggtggggtcgttgaacgaccccaaaaagaaggccaattttctcccaaattatacaacctggagttgtcgggttagtgcctatagattccttatatagtcctcttgccccttgcatcacaaattcgccacccggaaacacgtagaagaagatattagggaaaaacatttttcactcatttttcacaatttcttcttgagaaatttgccaagaaagttAACCccaactgcaatttttttttcactcttccccacgttcccctcacttcccgcaacgtgataaatgacaatatttctcgaatattctttattgttttgcacatttacatgcttctaattatgttttatgttgtttatgctctaaaaaattttccgcagcatgaccgttacaccaatttttgaattcccttcttctacatttttcttaataacttttcttgtggtggtcggattgagctgaaattttcacacaacctcctcagataaccaaggaacttatttccaaaagatgggaacgctatcttttatatttattgagttatagcacgaaatatagcgctggagtcgttcaacgaccccgctccgcattccaagggttaaggACATTATTTACAGCATTTtctgcaattaaaaaaaattgaaaaatgaagtaaaatcCTTTTAGTTTAAGGATCTACTACAACCAGGCCACTCCAGATGGAAAGGGAATCCTTGTTCTTGTTAATTGGTACGATGGCAACAGTTTAGGTCTCTTCAGATTCCCCGTTCTACCGGAAATAGCTCACGTTTACAGCGATTTCGATGGGAGAGTTCTAATCATCCCTGTTATCCATGTAAGggatatttttacaaaataatttttaaaaagaattaagattaatttaaaaaaattcttcagtcCCCTCCATGGCACTTTGTGGTCTACCAAAATGAAACCATTGACAATGAGACCTACTCAACGTTCCCCGTGGAGTATGGGAATATGGAGTACGAGGAGACACCCTTATTCAAAGTTGTGGGTGGTCGAGATGATAATCTGCTGAAATTGCTGGCAAAGAAGATGAATTTCACATTCAAGTACATCGATCCACCTGAACGTACTCAGGGTTCAGCCATTGGATCCAGTGATAATTTAACATTCTCCGGTGGATTGGGGTTGCTGCAGAGGAGGGAAGCTAATCTCCTTCTGGGCGACATTGCCATCACGAGTGAACGGAGTAAAGCTGTTGAGTTTTCATTCTTCACCCTGGTTGATTCGGGGGCTTTTGTAACGCACGCTCCACGTCGTCTTAGTGAAGCTCTGGCCCTTGTACGTCCCTTTCGGATGAATGTGTGGCCAGCACTGATTCTCACTGTGATAGCATCGGGTCCTGTACTTTACCTGGTCATAATAGTGCCACAGTGGTGGCGGAAATCCACGCGGAAAGTcaaagagaataatttctttcatcaCATTGATTACATTGATGAAATGAATTACGGTGTACCACGAAGACTTCGTCCTCTGAAACCCATCGCAAAAAGGAGGAAATTGCCACAGAATCTACTCGAACGgtaattgaatatttgaaaatcattttaataaaaaaaaaggattcagCAGAGTATTTTTTCGTCCCCCTACAGGTGCATTTGGttcacaattaatttatttctgaaaCAGAGTGCGTGCTTGCCATACGGAGGAAATCGCGCTAGATTTGTCTCTCTAATCCTCTGGCTCTCTGCAACGTACATTTTGGGGGATTTCTATTCAGCACAGCTCACATCGCAATTGGCACGACCAGCACGGGAGGCACCGATAAGTATATAGCCTACACAGCATACCTATACACCTCTAATACCCCTTTCGTGtgcattttgaatttcctccccaaacacacccacccaccctcTCTCCATTTAATTTGCAGATGATTTGTATCGATTAGAAGCAGCAATGAAGTGGAAGGGGTACGAATTGTATGTGGAACGACAAAGTGCTTCGTTGGCGATTTTGGAGAATGGCACGGAGATATTTCACCGGCTCCATTCGATGATGATGGCACAGAATCGCAAATCCAATGAATCATACTTGATATCATCCATTGAGGAGGGGGTCTACATGGTGATGATGAGCGATAGGAAAGTTGTTCTCGGTGGGCGGGAAACCCTTTTCTTCAACATGAAGCGCTATGGtgtgaaaaaatttcaattaagtgAAAAACTCTACACAAGATATTCAGCCGTTGCTGTGCCCAATGGATGTCCTTTCCTCGACATCCTTAACAATATGTAGAATACATAATAATTCTCTTTAATCTCTTATTCCTctgaaatatccttttttttaacaatttttgcaGACTAATTCGTTTATTTGAGAGCGGAATCCTGGATCGTATGACCAATAAGGAATACGAAAAGATGTTTGAGTCAACAAAGATAAAGACACCAAAGCAGGAAATTGACAAAACATCCCAGAAACCGGCAAAGATTAATTTCGAAGAGGAGCACATTCTAAAGCCAGTCAGCCTTAAATTACTCCAAGGAGCCTTCTACACCCTCCTCATTGGCTACATCCTTTCGGGAATTGTTCTTCTACTTGAGTGCGAATGGAAAAAACCACGGaggaattatataaaatatttaattaaatttcttcagaaAATTTGGTGCTacataaagaatatttcattgaaatgtATTACATTCATTGGTAGTGAATTACAGGATTGTTTCAATGAAGAagatgattaaattaaattatttgaacgcTCTCTCTTgcatttccttaattttatttaaagtatgGGGTGATTGGGGCTAATGGGGCTAATTTAGTCAATCTTAAGTCTTTAAGGGCTTTAAACAGCATATTctctatccaaaaaaaaaccattttcacatttctacgGGAAAGCCttctaggcaaaaaaaagtgtcatgcATCCATTTCCCAACTCCGTTAATCCCtatctcattttattataatatttttaatttattattctattttatctttaaaaacttaacaCATCCTGGACGGCTTGACGCACATCGGCGTCCACTGACAGTTCTCAATTCTGTACGCTGtaacaatttgccactctttttgcgtttgacatttacccggtaggaaaacttctccaacattttttcagccaattttgattgctgactcgtaaggtgttcatatatgattaataaatctattatttattaaatttatgaaatgatttgaaatcagcatttaaaagatttcaaattagttgtgacaagaaaaaggatttatctagaatattctagataatGATAATTCTGGATATTATCCTATGACGGAAATAGAAATAACAGACTAagtatttagaatattctagatttttttaaatcacactGTCACAGAGTAGATATTAGCTAAATACATGtattatgaagttttcagaatttttagaataaaaaagtcaacCTGCTTGTTGACGTTATCATCAGGTGATttaggttatatattttacgaaaagaaaattttcctcttacataacctcaatttaatttttgtgataaaaactaaaaggaaactcgtctgagagattttcactgaaattatcccataaatctgacttttttccacatgaatataaaagtgcggttatgttggcatgagaaaaaatgccaaatatgtccaaagatttttgaaaactaaattgtgttttctttgcgataattttatattaaaaaaaatttgtgttaCACATAACTGAATATTgtgtcaaataaatattttctgataacgTGCGAAGAACATAAGAACACCATGGTCCCACCGGGTAACATTTCTGGACGCCAGTGACTAATTGTTACATGTCGTGTAAAAAAcctttgggaagtattttaccCGTCGTCAGTGTGTTAATTTCCCTAATTTCCAAAACTTCTGAAGACCGTTACACCGTTAATCGCgaatgattttcaaataaaaacacaACAAAGTCACTTTTAGAAGCCTATCAAATGTTTattgtttgcattttactgattttgtatggaaaatgtGTGCAAATTCGACCCCggaaaatatatcaaaaatcgccctaaaagtggaaaaatccCTTGTTTTGAGAGGTTTGGGTGTTCCATGGAAGTGCCTAGGATCTGATTTAAGTgaattctgcaaaatatttgatgaaataaatCCGGGAGGAGTGATTTTTGATACAGCTCCTCTGAAGCATGGATCAGTCCCTCAGTGGGAGCATTTTAGGGAGAAAACTCCTCAGATGACCCTTCAGGACTTCCTGACAAGTTGTCCATCGCACGAGGGGAAAGGAAGATGGCTGTCATTTGGCTACAAGAGTTTCAGGGAACTTTCAGAGAGGATGAGAGATGAAATCGATTTCGCTCCTTTCGGGTTTCCGGACATTAAGGAAGACATAACATTGTGGCTTGGCAGCAGAGGTGCCCACACATCCTGCCACTATGACACATACGGTAGGAATATTGTTGTTCAGGTATTTGGGCACAAACGATGGATTCTCTTTAGTCCGGAAAGTGATTTACGCCCCACTAGGATTCCTTTTGAAGAGAGCAGCGTCTACAGTGGGTTGAATTTCTTCAGCCCTGGTGATCTCTGTCAGTTCAATGCCATTGCGGAGAAGGCTCACATTGTCACCCTTGCTCCAGGAGATGTCCTGATCGTTCCTCCAAAGTGGTGGCATTTTGTGGAGAACTTGGACACAGCTCTGGCACTTAATGCCTGGATTCCCATTGAACAGGATACAGATGCTCAAATGCAGGAATGCTTCGTTAAAAGTATTATCTTCCAATTCCTTCGCAATGTTGAACCACAAATAaggaaatttatgatttatccGAATGAATTGAAGGACTTTGATGAGGATCCTTCTGAATTCCTTCAGCAACATCTCAGGATTCTTAATTATCTCTCAAGTGTCAAGGATTCAGGAAGAGCACCTTCATACAGAAGCGACGTATcagatgaagaattttcagatCTACTGGCCAAAAACACTTCTGCTGAGTTCGTGAGAGAAGCCACAAAGGAAGAATTTACACAAATTTTAACGGAGAACCAAAAGAGATTCGATGAATCCTGGAGATTTCCTGAACTAACTGCCCAACAGAGGACATCCACAGAACAATTGacgaatttaattaattctctctGCAATGTTGAAGCCATTGAGAGGATGAAGGAATGTTATTTGAAGCTGAAAAAGGCAACTGCAGCTGATTCCTGATTTAAAGAGCCACCAGGAGTTCCAAAGAGAAGCATAAAAACACCTTAAGGACCTGAGGAAAGACACGAATCAATCCGAAACGTCAAAAGTACGAAATAAACCTAACAAAGGCCAAGAAAAccattcaaaagatttttttcttatatcgATTTTTATTATCCGTAATGTCCTGCGGCGTCCGAACAGGATTTCCTAAAAACggaaaaaattaagcaataatGGTGAAAAGGTACATTTAAAACATAAACCTTAATACAGATTACACTTTGTAAATCACAAACACAAAATAGtgctattttctttttttttttcttcacaatttatgCGCCATTTGTGGGATTTTATCTGCCCACAATGAAGGCTTTCATCTCCATGGGGCAGAGAGTTATCTCATCTGACGGCAcggaagtttcttttttgagAAGTGTTAGTGGTGCCGTGAAGATATCCTTGTTCTCCTCAATCCCAAAGAGTCGCTTCAAATTGACATTGCCCTCCAAATTGGGATCGGTGCTGCATTTCTCCAACTGCGTTCGTCTCAGGACAATTCCGAGGGTTGATTTGCCTCCTTTGGACACATGAGGAAGATCTCTTAGGGCTGCAACCTCAATCCCCTTCTCAGCAGGTTCGTGATTCTCCCCAAAAGTCGGCAACATTCCCACCCAGGCATTCTCGTGAAATACCAACTTATCCATTGGATACGTCAGGGTGGTCAGTTGCCAGTGAACATTCGACGTGAGGAATCCTCCGGGATATCTGGAATCCCATGTTGCACAAGCGTCCCGTAGCTCAAGAACAAGTCGAAAGATATTCGTAATCGGTTGATTATCCAACACTCCTTGTCCCAATCCACGATTGTCGTCCTGATTCAATCGTCTATCCTGCATAATCTCCAATTGCCCAGACTTCAGAGACGATCCTCCCAATGATTGAGCCGTTAGCAGCGTTAACCGGAAGGTCTCATCCTCAATGAAGATCGAAGTGGGAACAGGATAGTAGTTAGCCTGAAGGGGAATTTTGCTAAATCTCTGTCGCTTTATCACTTGGAATCCATTCAAATCCGTATAGAAGAATTCCCCACTGTTGATTGGCGTCAAGAACCGCATGACAATCTCCGTATTTCCCATATCTCCAATATCAACCAAATTCCTAATCTCCAACCCATCGTCACGCATGATATACTCATGAATTGCAAACGGTAGTCCCGTTGCGACGCTCGATTCAAGCTCCCCGCGACTCACGAGTGTCGTCAAATTACCCAAAAAGAGCGGCATTGCTGGTCCATCAGGCATAAAGAGGTACGCCCCACTCCTATCTGGTCCCTTCTTCGCTCCGTACTTCATGAATTCCACGTGAATTGGCATTGTTGGGGCATTCGCATCAACCGTCATGGATTTGAGGAATCCCTGATTTGTAAATGCCACTGAGGCACCATTTTCCGCATGCAGGGACACCTCTTTGGGCGTTGTGAACTCCACTTGACTCGGATAGTCACCGAGACTCAAGGAGAATGGTGTATGGGTCATTATTGTGATTTTCGGATAGGTTATACCACTagaacaaagaaaagaaaattctttctaaaaCAAGAATGTCGTAGCCATTTTTTGAATGTTATTTGGTAGAATATCGAGGGCTGAATTGTAAAAACGGTTAATTCTGTTTGTGTTTTGCATAGATTTAACTATTCTAGAGCATAAAAGAGTAAATAAAGTattagaaaatgatttttatttgtgtttctttcagacacatcTTCTGTGTTTTTCTATTAGAACGGTTAGAACTGTCAAATATGAAACTTATTAAATGTCGTTGGAACTTCAAGCACATTTTAAGCGTTTATACGCCATAACctcacatttaaaaaaaactgagaaaatctctcaaataaacaaaagaaattgtgCTATATTCTCGTTAATGAAGTATAAATTAAAGAGCATAAGAGGAGCTCTTCTTATGGCGCAAGATAGCCAAGCAGCAGCTGCGGTAAGTGCTCCAGGACACTCGGGATGGGTGGGATCAATGGAGGCTTTTATACCAGGAAAGGAGGGCgactttgaaattaatttgaagagaTTCGAAcatttcttcaaattgaataaagtaACCGCGGATGAGGAGAAAGTGTCAGCCCTTATCAGCAGGAGAgtattgtgtaaaaaaaactgttggGGGCAGTGCATCCCGGTGCCATTGAAAGTAAAACGTACAAATAGTGCACTGACAATTTGAAGATGAAACTCGCCCCGAAAAGAAATATGGTGGCTGAACGGTGAAAATTTTTCGAGTGACGCAAACatgagaaatgaataaaaaattaaattataagatGTAGAATTAGAAAAAGGAGAGGAACAATGTGCTGTATTCCCGTTAATGAAGTATAAAGCATAAGAGGAGCTCTTCCTCTTTGTGAGTCAACCATACGCATGAACACATacagaaataaagaaaatattacttACTGACTCTCCGCAGCAGAATTGGCAGATAGAATCATGTAGACTTTGAGCCCCATAGGTGGTACGGAAGCTCTAAAGGACATACGATATTTTGTCGTGGAAGCTTGTGGGGCGTACGTTGTGAAGCCACCACGATGCCAAGACCACACAGGACTCACTTGGCCAGGAATGACATTCTTATCGAGATCCCTGATGCTAACAAAGGGTTTTGCAATGAGGAATTCCACCAGCTCCTCACGTGGCTGTGGCAGGGAGTTGTGCACAACAACGTATTTATAGGGGATCTCATCCCCAATTATAATGGTGGGCCTACTCTCGTCCGGTATGGGAAAGCGAGAATCATCCAAATTGAGGTAGGTAAATTTGTAGTCTGGCTGGTAGATTGAGGGTTTCGTCAGGAGTTTGTATACCGCCTGCTGAATGACAAACTTGGATGCACGCACCGCATCCACCATCCTTGCTGCA from Lutzomyia longipalpis isolate SR_M1_2022 chromosome 1, ASM2433408v1 encodes:
- the LOC129791814 gene encoding cation-independent mannose-6-phosphate receptor isoform X1 codes for the protein MFCNFAVKFLTLLALLSLRGCDGLDKLEVTGDGCKVTEPIYNSTFDLGSLQSDLGHSVNLGKDKIEFNLCGAVSKSCNGTTGVGACLHAKGKDKVLGMEHTLKLSNGRFHFDFSGEKCSASKNYSLSVILQCDYTPVKDPFSAKRSSDGCTYVVMYRTKIACTPTSAKPLDSCSIPLNSFTTINLYPLAMVNHVVDDRNGGTFLINICRPVLWDLDAMCPPGTGVCFVNRTETDLTKRFQNLGTIDKPTIDNGTPSVKMISPELCSSDTTRHVSSIITFQCDKTARIEKIEFIGYQDCQYEFVWPTSAVCETLEPCTAVDPKSGFKYDLRQLSKKPYNVTHDNHTYTFGVCSAPLTPCLESSGACEIFPTETIGLGIVNDKLMINQTGAPFLKYSGGGMCKKNKEPWHTVIEFVCAESGMEKGPKIIENTDCRLIIQFVTDVICQEKQISCQTTNSSFDSVIDLTPLIKYTENYVANISSEIKGDNAKSQYYINVCRPLVPQYGLSCPGGSAICQATIENGKPESEKSLGYPDVSLTMVNTAAGSRAQLKYLRGSDCPADKDTKLSSEINFSCDPKVGRGNPILKTITHDCLYEFEWATNVICPTYKCEFSKKHCSIHNEQTDSDFDLSDLVKSNPKLNEMKFCELDKYQVMADYAQGSVKVFSSTKQKCGDMNIEVRLNCNGDERNSSTKDDALCHLLITYETPSICAMLGLDPPAPSPSVTTPKSPEVPKDKNSEDDDKKNGGGMSRVGVVFIVLVVFGALGGIGFALKDPERREKVLTLIRRKNTNVTYSRVSNEEASLLMNPATLTESDDELLI
- the LOC129791814 gene encoding cation-independent mannose-6-phosphate receptor isoform X2; translated protein: MFCNFAVKFLTLLALLSLRGCDGLDKLEVTGDGCKVTEPIYNSTFDLGSLQSDLGHSVNLGKDKIEFNLCGAVSKSCNGTTGVGACLHAKGKDKVLGMEHTLKLSNGRFHFDFSGEKCSASKNYSLSVILQCDYTPVKDPFSAKRSSDGCTYVVMYRTKIACTPTSAKPLDSCSIPLNSFTTINLYPLAMVNHVVDDRNGGTFLINICRPVLWDLDAMCPPGTGVCFVNRTETDLTKRFQNLGTIDKPTIDNGTPSVKMISPELCSSDTTRHVSSIITFQCDKTARIEKIEFIGYQDCQYEFVWPTSAVCETLEPCTAVDPKSGFKYDLRQLSKKPYNVTHDNHTYTFGVCSAPLTPCLESSGACEIFPTETIGLGIVNDKLMINQTGAPFLKYSGGGMCKKNKEPWHTVIEFVCAESGMEKGPKIIENTDCRLIIQFVTDVICQEKQISCQTTNSSFDSVIDLTPLIKYTENYVANISSEIKGDNAKSQYYINVCRPLVPQYGLSCPGGSAICQATIENGKPESEKSLGYPDVSLTMVNTAAGSRAQLKYLRGSDCPADKDTKLSSEINFSCDPKVGRGNPILKTITHDCLYEFEWATNVICPTYKCEFSKKHCSIHNEQTDSDFDLSDLVKSNPKLNEMKFCELDKYQVMADYAQGSVKVFSSTKQKCGDMNIEVRLNCNGDERNSSTKDDALCHLLITYETPSICAMLGLDPPAPSPSVTTPKSPEVPKDKNSEDDDKKNGGGMSRVGVVFIVLVVFGALGGIGFALKDPERREKVLTLIRRKNTNVTYSRDFDEPYYSI